One stretch of Euphorbia lathyris chromosome 7, ddEupLath1.1, whole genome shotgun sequence DNA includes these proteins:
- the LOC136234685 gene encoding protein kinase STUNTED isoform X1, which produces MVQLPQLDASAGRTVIVGVNLDSHSRQLLTWAMVKVAHPSDTVIALHVLPDNASHGNSSLLSLVKTFDSLLAVYQGFCNLKQVDLKLKICRGSSIPKVLLREAKSYSAAIIIVGAATSHRTSVAKYCAKNLPKDCSVLAVNNGKVVFQKEGTEDNRHKGLLNAIQRSISLGKNYKEEFETLKNEEQFLVKAMKQNCSICGTQSADENALALELKPGWPLLGRQTSDSRQMSVVQWAMRLPTRQLSLCLPNMSENESSLDGTQTLPLSPSPVPQELEGLHQKYSATCRLFNYQQLLSATSNFSSENLVGKGGSSLVYKGCLPGGKELAVKILKPSEDVLKEFVLEIEIITTLNHKNIISLLGFGFEDNNLLLVYDFLSRGSLEENLHDNNRKDPLAFGWSERYKVAVGVAEALDYLHRGTAQPVIHRDVKSSNILLSDDFEPQLSDFGLAKWASTSSSHIICSDVAGTFGYLAPEYFMYGKVNEKIDVYAFGVVLLELLSGRKPISNDLPKGQESLVMWAKPILDDGKVCQLLDPSLGEEYDGEQLESMVLAATLCVKRSPRARPEMRLVVKLLEGDSEVRKWAKLQINNVEDDEACNLESHLNLALLDVEDDNDWVSTSTSTSSLEGSSLD; this is translated from the exons atggtgCAGCTTCCACAACTAGATGCCTCCGCTGGCCGGACGGTGATAGTGGGTGTCAACCTTGACTCTCATAGTAGGCAACTCTTGACTTGGGCTATGGTCAAAGTGGCTCACCCTTCTGATACTGTTATTGCACTTCATGTTCTCCCTGATAATG CTTCTCATGGAAATTCTTCACTTCTCTCTCTTGTCAAAACTTTTGACTCTCTTCTTGCTGTTTATCAAGGTTTCTGCAACTTAAAACAG GTGGATCTCAAGCTTAAAATATGCAGAGGTTCATCGATTCCAAAAGTTTTACTTAGGGAAGCAAAATCTTACTCAGCAGCTATAATTATAGTCGGCGCAGCCACCAGCCACCGCACATCTGTCGCTAAATACTGTGCCAAAAACCTGCCAAAAGATTGTTCAGTTCTTGCTGTAAATAATGGGAAAGTTGTGTTTCAAAAAGAGG GAACTGAAGATAATCGGCACAAGGGTCTTCTTAATGCAATTCAGAGATCAATATCGTTGGGTAAAAATTATAAAGAGGAGTTTGAGACCTTAAAGAATGAAGAGCAGTTTTTGGTAAAAGCCATGAAACAGAATTGCTCAATTTGTGGTACCCAATCTGCTGATGAAAATGCTTTAGCCTTGGAATTGAAGCCTGGTTGGCCGCTACTTGGCCGGCAAACATCAGATAGTAGGCAAATGTCGGTGGTTCAGTGGGCAATGAGGTTGCCTACCAGGCAACTTTCTTTATGCCTTCCTAATATGAGTGAAAATGAGTCCAGTTTAGATGGTACTCAAACATTGCCACTTTCACCTTCTCCTGTACCACAGGAACTTGAGGGTCTTCATCAGAAATACTCTGCAACCTGCAGATTGTTCAATTACCAACAACTTCTTTCAGCCACATCTAATTTCTCTTCTG aaAATTTGGTTGGGAAAGGTGGGAGTAGCCTGGTTTACAAAGGCTGTCTTCCTGGTGGGAAAGAACTTGCAGTGAAGATCTTAAAGCCATCTGAAGATGTATTGAAGGAATTTGTTTTAGAAATTGAGATTATTACCACcttaaatcataaaaacattATTTCTCTGTTGGGATTCGGTTTTGAGGACAACAATCTTCTTTTGGTTTATGATTTCTTATCAAGAGGAAGCCTTGAAGAGAATCTTCATG ATAATAATAGAAAAGATCCTCTTGCATTTGGTTGGAGTGAGAGATACAAGGTTGCTGTAGGAGTAGCTGAGGCCTTGGATTATCTTCACCGTGGCACTGCTCAGCCTGTGATCCACAGGGATGTTAAATCATCAAACATATTGTTATCCGATGATTTTGAGCCACAG CTTTCTGATTTTGGACTTGCTAAATGGGCATCAACCTCTTCATCTCACATTATCTGCAGTGATGTTGCCGGAACTTTTGG ATACTTAGCTCCTGAATACTTCATGTATGGGAAAGTAAATGAGAAGATCGATGTGTATGCATTTGGTGTTGTTCTTCTTGAGCTTCTTTCAGGAAGAAAGCCTATAAGCAATGATCTGCCAAAAGGGCAAGAAAGCCTAGTTATGTGG GCGAAGCCCATTTTAGATGATGGAAAGGTTTGTCAGTTGCTAGACCCAAGCTTGGGTGAGGAGTATGATGGGGAGCAGTTGGAAAGTATGGTGTTAGCTGCAACACTGTGTGTAAAACGTTCTCCACGAGCCAGGCCTGAAATGAGGCTT GTTGTGAAACTCCTTGAAGGAGATTCAGAAGTGAGAAAATGGGCAAAACTGCAAATTAACAATGTGGAAGATGATGAAGCTTGTAACCTAGAGTCTCATCTGAATCTTGCATTGCTGGATGTGGAGGATGATAATGATTGGGTCTCGACAAGCACAAGCACAAGCAGCCTGGAAGGATCAAGCTTGGACTAA
- the LOC136234685 gene encoding protein kinase STUNTED isoform X2: MVQLPQLDASAGRTVIVGVNLDSHSRQLLTWAMVKVAHPSDTVIALHVLPDNGFCNLKQVDLKLKICRGSSIPKVLLREAKSYSAAIIIVGAATSHRTSVAKYCAKNLPKDCSVLAVNNGKVVFQKEGTEDNRHKGLLNAIQRSISLGKNYKEEFETLKNEEQFLVKAMKQNCSICGTQSADENALALELKPGWPLLGRQTSDSRQMSVVQWAMRLPTRQLSLCLPNMSENESSLDGTQTLPLSPSPVPQELEGLHQKYSATCRLFNYQQLLSATSNFSSENLVGKGGSSLVYKGCLPGGKELAVKILKPSEDVLKEFVLEIEIITTLNHKNIISLLGFGFEDNNLLLVYDFLSRGSLEENLHDNNRKDPLAFGWSERYKVAVGVAEALDYLHRGTAQPVIHRDVKSSNILLSDDFEPQLSDFGLAKWASTSSSHIICSDVAGTFGYLAPEYFMYGKVNEKIDVYAFGVVLLELLSGRKPISNDLPKGQESLVMWAKPILDDGKVCQLLDPSLGEEYDGEQLESMVLAATLCVKRSPRARPEMRLVVKLLEGDSEVRKWAKLQINNVEDDEACNLESHLNLALLDVEDDNDWVSTSTSTSSLEGSSLD, from the exons atggtgCAGCTTCCACAACTAGATGCCTCCGCTGGCCGGACGGTGATAGTGGGTGTCAACCTTGACTCTCATAGTAGGCAACTCTTGACTTGGGCTATGGTCAAAGTGGCTCACCCTTCTGATACTGTTATTGCACTTCATGTTCTCCCTGATAATG GTTTCTGCAACTTAAAACAG GTGGATCTCAAGCTTAAAATATGCAGAGGTTCATCGATTCCAAAAGTTTTACTTAGGGAAGCAAAATCTTACTCAGCAGCTATAATTATAGTCGGCGCAGCCACCAGCCACCGCACATCTGTCGCTAAATACTGTGCCAAAAACCTGCCAAAAGATTGTTCAGTTCTTGCTGTAAATAATGGGAAAGTTGTGTTTCAAAAAGAGG GAACTGAAGATAATCGGCACAAGGGTCTTCTTAATGCAATTCAGAGATCAATATCGTTGGGTAAAAATTATAAAGAGGAGTTTGAGACCTTAAAGAATGAAGAGCAGTTTTTGGTAAAAGCCATGAAACAGAATTGCTCAATTTGTGGTACCCAATCTGCTGATGAAAATGCTTTAGCCTTGGAATTGAAGCCTGGTTGGCCGCTACTTGGCCGGCAAACATCAGATAGTAGGCAAATGTCGGTGGTTCAGTGGGCAATGAGGTTGCCTACCAGGCAACTTTCTTTATGCCTTCCTAATATGAGTGAAAATGAGTCCAGTTTAGATGGTACTCAAACATTGCCACTTTCACCTTCTCCTGTACCACAGGAACTTGAGGGTCTTCATCAGAAATACTCTGCAACCTGCAGATTGTTCAATTACCAACAACTTCTTTCAGCCACATCTAATTTCTCTTCTG aaAATTTGGTTGGGAAAGGTGGGAGTAGCCTGGTTTACAAAGGCTGTCTTCCTGGTGGGAAAGAACTTGCAGTGAAGATCTTAAAGCCATCTGAAGATGTATTGAAGGAATTTGTTTTAGAAATTGAGATTATTACCACcttaaatcataaaaacattATTTCTCTGTTGGGATTCGGTTTTGAGGACAACAATCTTCTTTTGGTTTATGATTTCTTATCAAGAGGAAGCCTTGAAGAGAATCTTCATG ATAATAATAGAAAAGATCCTCTTGCATTTGGTTGGAGTGAGAGATACAAGGTTGCTGTAGGAGTAGCTGAGGCCTTGGATTATCTTCACCGTGGCACTGCTCAGCCTGTGATCCACAGGGATGTTAAATCATCAAACATATTGTTATCCGATGATTTTGAGCCACAG CTTTCTGATTTTGGACTTGCTAAATGGGCATCAACCTCTTCATCTCACATTATCTGCAGTGATGTTGCCGGAACTTTTGG ATACTTAGCTCCTGAATACTTCATGTATGGGAAAGTAAATGAGAAGATCGATGTGTATGCATTTGGTGTTGTTCTTCTTGAGCTTCTTTCAGGAAGAAAGCCTATAAGCAATGATCTGCCAAAAGGGCAAGAAAGCCTAGTTATGTGG GCGAAGCCCATTTTAGATGATGGAAAGGTTTGTCAGTTGCTAGACCCAAGCTTGGGTGAGGAGTATGATGGGGAGCAGTTGGAAAGTATGGTGTTAGCTGCAACACTGTGTGTAAAACGTTCTCCACGAGCCAGGCCTGAAATGAGGCTT GTTGTGAAACTCCTTGAAGGAGATTCAGAAGTGAGAAAATGGGCAAAACTGCAAATTAACAATGTGGAAGATGATGAAGCTTGTAACCTAGAGTCTCATCTGAATCTTGCATTGCTGGATGTGGAGGATGATAATGATTGGGTCTCGACAAGCACAAGCACAAGCAGCCTGGAAGGATCAAGCTTGGACTAA